GCCCTGGGCTAGGAGCTTTTGGGCCTTCAGCCCGTACTTGAACCACATGCAAAAGTTCTGTTATATATAGTAGCGGCAAAGAACCGCAACCATACTTGCTGAACTGTTAAATCAGAAACCGGCTGCCCGAATCCGTAAAAACCGAGAAGACCGGCAAATCTGATTTTACTTGATGATTCCCTCTTCTACGAAAATCTTCTTCAAGATCTGGACAGCCTGCTCAACCTGCTCTCTTGTATGAGTAGCCATGAGTGCGAAACGTACCAATGTATCCTGAGGAGCACAAGCTGGAGGAATAACAGGGTTGATGAACACACCTGCATCGTAAGCCATCTTGGTAACAACGAATGTCTTCTCAGCATCGCGTACGTAGAGAGGAATGATAGGACTCTCTGTCTCGCCAATCTCGAAACCTTCCTCGCGGAAACGCTTCAAGGCATAGTTGGTTACATCCCAGAGATTCTCGAAACGCTCTGGCTCATTCTGAATGATGTGGAGTGCCTCGAGAGCTGCTGCTGTGGCAGCTGGAGTGTTAGAGGCGCTGAAGATGTAAGTACGGCAGTTGTGACGGAGGAAGTTGATGGTATCCTTGTCTGATGCGATGAAACCGCCGATAGAAGCCAGACTCTTAGAGAATGTACCCATGATGAGGTCTACCTCATCGGTCAGACCGAAGTGGTCGCATACACCACGACCCTGCTTGCCGAATACGCCAAGACCATGAGCCTCGTCTACCATGATAGAGCAGTTGTACTTATGCTTGAGCTTAACGATTTCAGGCAAGTTAGCCAGGTCGCCCTCCATAGAGAACACACCGTCAACAACGATGAGCTTGATAGCCTCCTCAGGGAGTTTAGAGAGCACGCGCTCCAAATCTTCCATATCGTTGTGCTTGTAGTGAAGCTGGGTAGCGAATGAGAGGCGGCGGCCATCTACGATACTTGCGTGGTCGCGGTCATCGCAGATAATATAGTCGTTACGACCTACTACGCAAGCCAAAACACCCTGGTTTACAGAGAATCCTGTAGAGAAACACAAAGTTTCATCCTTGCCCATAAACTCAGCAAGCTCCTTTTCGAGCTGCACGTGCAAATCGAGCGTACCATTGAGGAAACGGCTTCCTGCACAACCAGAACCATACTTGTCGAGCGCAGCCTTTGCTGCATCAATAACACGCTGGTCGTTAGTCAAACCCTGATAAGCATTAGAACCGAACATCAGGATTTTATGACCATCGATGTCGGTTACTTCTGTCATCTGCTTACTTGTGATCTCGCGGAAATATGGATACACACCGGCAGCCATATACTTCTGAGGTTCACGATAATTCTTGTATCTTTCTTGTAATTGTCCCATTATTAAAGAGGTGTACTTTATTTTCTTTTTTTATACTTTTCTAACTTTCAGGGTGCAAAGATACAAAAAAGAACTCAATAAACGGCTTTTTTTATAAGAAAGTTTACTTTTATAGTTTTTTTAATCGATATTTCTTGTTATTTTGGGTATTTTTATTACTTTTGCAGCCTAAATTTTACAAACTCTTGACTATATAATGAAGAAAAAGATACTTTTCATCATGAATCCGATTTCAGGAACAGCCAGCAAGGCGGCAGTTCCCAGTCTGATAGATTCTGTTTTGGACAAAGAGCTTTTTGAGTACGAGATAAGAATGACTGAAAGAGCTGGGCACGCTTCGGAAATTGCTACCGAAGCGAAGAACAACCATGTAGATGTGGTTGTGGCGGTTGGTGGCGACGGAACCGTCAACGAGGTGGCCCGCTCACTGGTTCACTCCGATACTGCCCTCGGCATTCTGCCTTGCGGTTCGGGCAACGGATTGGCAAGACATCTGCTGCTCCCGATGAACCTGAAGAAATGCATAGAGGTCATCAACCAATGCCAGATTAGAGATCTGGATTATGGTGTCATCAACGACCACCCGTTCTTCTGCACCTGCGGCATGGGCTTTGACGCTTTCGTCAGCATGAAGTTTGCCGAGAGCGGCAAGCGTGGTCCTATCACTTATGCGGAAAATATCCTGCGCGAGGGATTGAAGTATAAGCCTGAGACTTACACGCTGGAGGACGAGACGGGCACCAAGCAGTATAAGGCGTTCCTCATTTCCTGTGCCAACGCATCTCAGTATGGCAACAATGCCTATATTGCCCCTCAAGCATCCATGAGCGACGGTTTGATGGATGTCGTCATCATGGAACCATTCGATGTAATCGAGGCGCCTCAGGTAAGTTTCGACATGTTCAACAAGACGTTGGACAAGAATTCGAAGATCAAGTCGTTCCGCTGCAAGAAGCTCCATATCACCCGCAGTCAGCCAGGCGTAATCCATTATGATGGCGACCCTGTGATGACGGGGGCAGAGATTGATGTTCACCTGGAAGAAAAAGGCATCAAGATGCTGGTGAACCCGTTTGCCAACAAGAACGACCGCAAGCCGAACATGATTCAGTCTGCCTTTGCCGATTTCTTCAACGACTTCAATGCCGTGCGCGATGATATTCAGAAAGACATCCAGCGCCAGAGCAAAAGAGTAGAAGCTATCAGCAAACTGGTACAGAAGAAGCTGAACCTTTAATACAATGTTGAATGTTGAGTGTTGAATTTAGAGGGAGTGTTCATTCAACACTCAACACTCAACATTCAACACTCCTAGAAAAGATAGAATTCTTCCGTTATTTTCCTATACCATTCCGAGCGGTTTCCCTGCGAATCCATCATCGTTTCAACATGCTCTTCATAAGGCAAAATGCGATGCTTGGCAAAACTCAATATAAAGCGCTTGGGCTGCTTGCGCTCTACCGTCTTTACACCACACTTCCGTATAAGATAAAAACCTAATATGCAAGACTCTGCAACAAACTGCTCCACTACTTCTACGGGAACAATTGCAGAGAAAATACCGTCATCAGAAAGCAGCCGTTTTACACCCGCAAACAAATCGCGGAACGGAAGACTGTCCGTATGTCTCGCCATCGTCCTCTTACTGTCCGGATTTTTTAAGCTATCTACAAAGAACGGAGGATTGCTCACTATCGCATCAAAAACACCGGCAGCCTTCAAACCATCAGCAGTTTCCAAAGCCTCAGCAGCTTCCGAAGTTCCCCCGAAATCCTGCAGTCTGCAGCATTCTATTTCCACCCTGTCGCGAAACGGACTTGCCATCACATTTTCCCTCGCCTGTCCGCAGGCATCAGCATCCATATCAATCCCCACTACCTCAGCCTCAGGAAAACGCTGCGCCATCATGAGCGAAATCAGTCCCGTTCCGGAACCAATGTCCAGAATCCGCCTGCCACCTTGCGCCCATGCACCCAGCAAAACGCCGTCAGTTCCCACTTTCATGGCACAACGGTCTTGCTCTATCTCAAACTGTTTAAATCGAAAATTACCCATAAATTCTTCTGTCTCTTTACAGAAGAGAACGAATGCGCCGCCGATTTATTTTATCGCAAGCAGCAGAAATTGCCACTTCCACCTGCAAAAGCAGCTACTTACATCTATAAAAACGGGTACTAATATATAGAAAAAGCAATTTTATTATTAAATAATCTATCATCTTCCACGATATTTCATAAAAAATGAGTACCTTTGCACGGAAAATAGAAATCATAACAAAATGGATAATAGAAGAACAAGTACCCGAATACAAATGATTGCAGATTACGAGGGCGACCCGAAAACCCTGATTGAAGACCAGGAAGAAGGCTTGTACCCTACCCTCTGCATGCGAGATATTGTAGTTTTCCCAACCAACATGACCCCTATCGTTGTGGGCAGAAAGGAAAGTCTGAATCTCGTCCGGATGCTGGAAAAGAAACCAGACACCATATTCTGCGTATTCTGTCAGAAGAACAAAGATACAGAATCGCCCTACGAAGAAGACCTCTACCCTGTAGGTGTCTTCGCCAAACTCATCAAGGTTATCAAGATGCCTGGCACAGAGCAGATGAGCATCATCATCCAGGGTCTGGGCAGATGTCAGATGAAACATCTCGTTCAAAAAGAGCCTTACACAGTAATTGACGTAAAAAGTCTTCCGGAGAAATGGCCTGACGAGAACAACGATGAACTCTTCAGAATGCTCTACGAGAACTTCCATTACGAAGCGACAGACTATATCAAATCAAACGCCAACTATACTGATGAGGCCATCCAGGCCATCAACGAACTCTCGAGCATTCACATGCAGTGCAACTTCATGTGCTCCCTCCTCCCTTTCTCCATCGAGGATAAAATCAAGATGCTGAAAGAGGAAAATCTCAGCGAGCGCATCATGATTGCCATCAGATCCCTGAACAAGGTGCGCCATCTGCTACGCATCCAGACTGAGATTGAGAACAAAACCCACTACGACCTCGATGAACAGCAGAAGGAATACTTCCTCAAGCAGCAGATCAAGAACATCAGGGAAGAACTGGGAGAAGGCAACGCCAGTCCGGAGAAGAAGGAGATTCTGGAGAAGGCGAAAAAGAAGAACTGGAGCGAAGAGACAGCCAAAATCTTCAAGAAAGAAATTGCCAAGCTCGACACCCTGAACCCGCAGAGTCCTGACTATTCGATACAGATAGGATTCCTGCAGACCATGGTAGATTTGCCTTGGAACTCCTACACCCAGGACGACCTCAGTCTGACCCGTGCCAAGCGCATTCTGAACCACGACCACTACGGCATGGAGAATGTGAAGGAGCGCATCCTGGAATTCCTCGCCGTAAGAGCACTGAACGGCGGCGGCAAGAGTCCTATCCTCTGCCTCTACGGTCCTCCGGGCGTAGGAAAGACCAGTCTGGGCAAGAGCATCGCAGCAGCCATGAAGCGCAAGTATGTACGCATGTCGCTGGGCGGTCTGCACGATGAAGCCGAAATCCGCGGTCACCGCCGCACCTATGTGGGAGCCATGCCGGGCCGCATCATCAAGAACATGCTGAAGGCAGGCAGCAGCAATCCGGTCTTCATCCTCGACGAGATTGACAAGGTGGCGCAGAGCAATTTCAACGGCGACCCTGCATCAGCCCTGCTCGAAGTGCTGGACCCGGAACAGAACAATGCCTTCCACGACAATTATCTCGATATGGATTACGACCTCTCCAAGGTACTCTTCATCGCCACAGCCAATGACCTGAGCGTCATTCCGCGTCCGCTCCTCGACCGTATGGAGCTGATAGAAGTAGGCGGCTACATCACCGAAGAGAAGACAGAGATTGCCAAGCGCCACCTCGTACCGGAAGAGCTGGAAAGCACCGGACTCGACAAGGTTTCGCCGAAGGTAAGCTTCAACAAGAATGCCCTCGAGTTCATCATCGAGCACTATACCCGGGAGAGCGGCGTAAGACAGCTGAAGAAGCAGATTGACAAGAGTCTGCGCAAGATGGCTTACAAACTGGCCTGCGACCAGGAGCTGAAAAACTACACCATCACCCCTGCCGAAGTAAAAGACCTGCTGGGCAATCCGCCGTTCAACCGCGACATCTACCAGGGCAACGACTATGCAGGAGTAGTAACCGGACTTGCCTGGACCTCAGTGGGCGGCGAAATCCTCTACATCGAAACCTCGCTCAGCAAGGGCAAGGCAGGCAAACTCACCCTGACCGGAAACCTGGGCGACGTGATGAAGGAATCAGCCATCATCGCACTGGAATACGTCAAGTCGCACATCGACCTGCTGCAGGTAGACTACCGCATCTTCGAGCAGTGGAACATCCACATCCACGTGCCTGAGGGAGCCACCCCGAAAGACGGTCCTTCTGCCGGAATCACCATCGCCACCAGCATCGCCTCTGCCATCACCCAGCGCAAGGTGCGTGCCAACACAGCCATGACCGGCGAGATAACCCTCCGCGGCAAAGTGCTCCCGGTAGGCGGAATCAAGGAGAAGATTCTGGCAGCCAAGCGGGCAGGAATCAAGCACATCGTGATGTGCAGGGAGAACCAGAAGAACGTAGAGGAAATACCGGAGAAATATCTCAAGGGCGTAGACTTCCACTATGTAGAGAATGTGGCTGACGTCTGGCAGTTCGCGCTGACCGACGAGAAGGTGAAAAACCCTACAGACTTCAGCATTGAGGAAAATGATAAAAAAGAATAGAAATGAAATTTGAATTACAAGTAACAGATAAAGCGAGCGATGCGCGTACAGGCATCATCACCACCGACCACGGACAGATCAAGACCCCAATCTTCATGCCCGTAGGAACCGTAGGAAGCGTGAAGGGCGTCCACTTCGAGGAACTCAAGAAGCAGGTCATGGCACAGATTATCCTCGGAAATACCTATCACCTCTACCTGCGCCCAGGTCTTGACGTCATCAGGGCAGCAGGCGGATTGCACAAGTTCAACGGCTGGGACCGTCCTATCCTCACCGACAGCGGCGGCTTCCAGGTCTTCTCGCTCACCGGCATCCGCAAGCTCAAGGAAGAAGGCTGCGAGTTCCGCTCCCACATCGACGGCAGCAAGCACTTCTTTACACCGGAGAATGTAATGGACACCGAGCGCATCATCGGAGCCGACATCATGATGGCCTTCGATGAATGTCCACCGGGACAGAGCGATTACCAGTACGCCAAGAACAGCCTCATGCTCACCCAGCGCTGGCTAGACCGCTGCATCAAGCGGTTCAACGAAACCGAGCCCCTCTACGGCTATCAGCAGAGCCTCTTCCCTATCGTTCAGGGCTGCACCTTCCCGGACCTGCGCCGCGAAGCAGCCAAATACATTGCCGACAAGGGAGCCGACGGAAATGCCATCGGCGGACTTGCCGTAGGAGAGCCTACCGAGGTGATGTATGAGATGATAGAAGTAGTGAACGAAATCCTGCCGAAAGACAAGCCGAGATATCTGATGGGCGTAGGAACCCCGCAGAACATCCTCGAAGCCATCGAGCGCGGCGTAGACATGTTCGACTGCGTAATGCCGACCCGCAACGGCCGCAACGCCATGCTCTTCACCTATCAGGGCACGATGAACATGCGCAACAAGAAGTGGGAGAAAGACTTCAGTCCGGTAGATCCAGACGGCTGCGACATCGACCTCGTAACCACGAAGGCCTACCTCCACCACCTCTTCAAGGCCCAGGAGCTGCTGGCGATGCAGATAGCCAGCATCCACAACCTCTCTTTCTATCTGCGCCTCGTGACCGATGCCCGCCATCATATCGAGCAGGGCGATTTCGTGGCATGGAAGAATTCCATCATCGACCAGCTTGGCCGAAGAATTTAAGTAAGCAAGCATCATGAAAGATTTTAAGAAAATAAGAAAACACCGCCGGCTCTACCGCACCGGCCGATGGGCTTCCCGCAAGTTCGGGTGGCTCATCAGGGCTGTGCGCTGGCTGGCTCACAAGCTCCGGTTCCTGCGCATCTTCAGGTTTCTCTACCCGTTCAGGTACATCAAGAAGCTCGACTGGTACATTATCAAGAAGTTTCTGGGCTACTATTTCTTCTCCATCGCCCTGATCATCTCCATCGCCATCGTCTTCGACTTCAACGAGAACCTGTCAAAATTCACAGAGCACCATGCACCGGCGCGCGCAATCATCTTCGATTACTACGCCAACTTCGTGCCCTATTTTGCCAACCTCTTCAGTGCGCTGTTCGTGTTCGTGGCGGTCATTCTCTTCACCACCAAGCTGGCAAGCAATTCCGAAATCATCGCCATCCTGGCGTCGGGAGTATCCTTCAAGCGTCTCCTTCGCCCATACATGATTACCTGCGTGCTGCTCTCAGCCCTCTCCTTCGGGCTCTCAGCCTACGTCATTCCCCACGGAACCGTCATCAGGCAGAACTTCGAGACGATGTACAAGAACAAGAAGAAGAATACCAGTGCCGAGAATGTACAGCTGCAGGTAGACAAGGGAGTGATTGCCTATATGCAGCATTACGACAACAGCATGAAACGCGGCTACGGATTCTGTCTCGACAAGTTCCAGGACAAGAAACTCGTAAGCCACCTTACAGCGATGGACATCCAGTACGACACCATTTCCGACAGCAAGTATCACTGGAAACTGAGCAACTGGAAAATCCGCAAGCTCCAGGGCATGAAGGAGCATATTACGAGCGGAGCGCAGAAGGACACCATCATCATGATGGAACCTACCGACCTGGTCTATTCCAAGGGTCAGCAGGAAACCTTCACCAGTCCTGAGCTCCGCGATTACATCTCCAAGCAGATCAACCGCGGTTCGGGCAACGTAGTGCAGTACGAGGTAGAATACCACAAGCGCATCGCCTCTTCCTTCGCCTCGTTCATCCTCACCATCATCGGTGTCTCCCTCTCAGCCCGCAAGCGCAAGGGCGGCATGGGAGCAGCATTGGGCGTTGGACTTGCGCTGAGTTTCGGCTACATCATGCTGCAGACGGTTTCTGCCACCTTCGCCATCCAGGCCAATTTCCCGTCTGTTCTGGCAGCGTGGCTTCCAAACTTCCTCTTCGCCATCGTAGCCTACTTCTGCTACCGCAAGGCACCGAGGTAATTATCAATTAATAATTAAGAGTTTATAGTTTATAGCAGCCGTGCCCTCTATAAACTATAAACCGTAAACTATAAACTATAGAAAGAATGTATTTCGACGAATTAGATTTAAATGACAACGTGCTCGACGCATTATACGACATGCGCTTCGACACATGCACTCCTGTACAGGAAAAGTGCATTCCAGAGATATTAGAAGGTCACGATGTCTTGGGCGTAGCCCAGACCGGAACCGGCAAAACCGCAGCCTATCTGCTGCCAGTATTGAGCAAGCTCGATGACGGCGGTTATCCGAAAGACGCCATCAACTGCGTCATCATGTCACCAACCCGCGAGCTCGCCCAGCAGATAGACCAGGCGATGCAAGGCTTCGGCTATT
This Segatella copri DSM 18205 DNA region includes the following protein-coding sequences:
- the spt gene encoding serine palmitoyltransferase, producing MGQLQERYKNYREPQKYMAAGVYPYFREITSKQMTEVTDIDGHKILMFGSNAYQGLTNDQRVIDAAKAALDKYGSGCAGSRFLNGTLDLHVQLEKELAEFMGKDETLCFSTGFSVNQGVLACVVGRNDYIICDDRDHASIVDGRRLSFATQLHYKHNDMEDLERVLSKLPEEAIKLIVVDGVFSMEGDLANLPEIVKLKHKYNCSIMVDEAHGLGVFGKQGRGVCDHFGLTDEVDLIMGTFSKSLASIGGFIASDKDTINFLRHNCRTYIFSASNTPAATAAALEALHIIQNEPERFENLWDVTNYALKRFREEGFEIGETESPIIPLYVRDAEKTFVVTKMAYDAGVFINPVIPPACAPQDTLVRFALMATHTREQVEQAVQILKKIFVEEGIIK
- a CDS encoding diacylglycerol/lipid kinase family protein — translated: MKKKILFIMNPISGTASKAAVPSLIDSVLDKELFEYEIRMTERAGHASEIATEAKNNHVDVVVAVGGDGTVNEVARSLVHSDTALGILPCGSGNGLARHLLLPMNLKKCIEVINQCQIRDLDYGVINDHPFFCTCGMGFDAFVSMKFAESGKRGPITYAENILREGLKYKPETYTLEDETGTKQYKAFLISCANASQYGNNAYIAPQASMSDGLMDVVIMEPFDVIEAPQVSFDMFNKTLDKNSKIKSFRCKKLHITRSQPGVIHYDGDPVMTGAEIDVHLEEKGIKMLVNPFANKNDRKPNMIQSAFADFFNDFNAVRDDIQKDIQRQSKRVEAISKLVQKKLNL
- a CDS encoding tRNA1(Val) (adenine(37)-N6)-methyltransferase; this translates as MGNFRFKQFEIEQDRCAMKVGTDGVLLGAWAQGGRRILDIGSGTGLISLMMAQRFPEAEVVGIDMDADACGQARENVMASPFRDRVEIECCRLQDFGGTSEAAEALETADGLKAAGVFDAIVSNPPFFVDSLKNPDSKRTMARHTDSLPFRDLFAGVKRLLSDDGIFSAIVPVEVVEQFVAESCILGFYLIRKCGVKTVERKQPKRFILSFAKHRILPYEEHVETMMDSQGNRSEWYRKITEEFYLF
- the lon gene encoding endopeptidase La; the encoded protein is MDNRRTSTRIQMIADYEGDPKTLIEDQEEGLYPTLCMRDIVVFPTNMTPIVVGRKESLNLVRMLEKKPDTIFCVFCQKNKDTESPYEEDLYPVGVFAKLIKVIKMPGTEQMSIIIQGLGRCQMKHLVQKEPYTVIDVKSLPEKWPDENNDELFRMLYENFHYEATDYIKSNANYTDEAIQAINELSSIHMQCNFMCSLLPFSIEDKIKMLKEENLSERIMIAIRSLNKVRHLLRIQTEIENKTHYDLDEQQKEYFLKQQIKNIREELGEGNASPEKKEILEKAKKKNWSEETAKIFKKEIAKLDTLNPQSPDYSIQIGFLQTMVDLPWNSYTQDDLSLTRAKRILNHDHYGMENVKERILEFLAVRALNGGGKSPILCLYGPPGVGKTSLGKSIAAAMKRKYVRMSLGGLHDEAEIRGHRRTYVGAMPGRIIKNMLKAGSSNPVFILDEIDKVAQSNFNGDPASALLEVLDPEQNNAFHDNYLDMDYDLSKVLFIATANDLSVIPRPLLDRMELIEVGGYITEEKTEIAKRHLVPEELESTGLDKVSPKVSFNKNALEFIIEHYTRESGVRQLKKQIDKSLRKMAYKLACDQELKNYTITPAEVKDLLGNPPFNRDIYQGNDYAGVVTGLAWTSVGGEILYIETSLSKGKAGKLTLTGNLGDVMKESAIIALEYVKSHIDLLQVDYRIFEQWNIHIHVPEGATPKDGPSAGITIATSIASAITQRKVRANTAMTGEITLRGKVLPVGGIKEKILAAKRAGIKHIVMCRENQKNVEEIPEKYLKGVDFHYVENVADVWQFALTDEKVKNPTDFSIEENDKKE
- the tgt gene encoding tRNA guanosine(34) transglycosylase Tgt; translation: MKFELQVTDKASDARTGIITTDHGQIKTPIFMPVGTVGSVKGVHFEELKKQVMAQIILGNTYHLYLRPGLDVIRAAGGLHKFNGWDRPILTDSGGFQVFSLTGIRKLKEEGCEFRSHIDGSKHFFTPENVMDTERIIGADIMMAFDECPPGQSDYQYAKNSLMLTQRWLDRCIKRFNETEPLYGYQQSLFPIVQGCTFPDLRREAAKYIADKGADGNAIGGLAVGEPTEVMYEMIEVVNEILPKDKPRYLMGVGTPQNILEAIERGVDMFDCVMPTRNGRNAMLFTYQGTMNMRNKKWEKDFSPVDPDGCDIDLVTTKAYLHHLFKAQELLAMQIASIHNLSFYLRLVTDARHHIEQGDFVAWKNSIIDQLGRRI
- a CDS encoding LptF/LptG family permease yields the protein MKDFKKIRKHRRLYRTGRWASRKFGWLIRAVRWLAHKLRFLRIFRFLYPFRYIKKLDWYIIKKFLGYYFFSIALIISIAIVFDFNENLSKFTEHHAPARAIIFDYYANFVPYFANLFSALFVFVAVILFTTKLASNSEIIAILASGVSFKRLLRPYMITCVLLSALSFGLSAYVIPHGTVIRQNFETMYKNKKKNTSAENVQLQVDKGVIAYMQHYDNSMKRGYGFCLDKFQDKKLVSHLTAMDIQYDTISDSKYHWKLSNWKIRKLQGMKEHITSGAQKDTIIMMEPTDLVYSKGQQETFTSPELRDYISKQINRGSGNVVQYEVEYHKRIASSFASFILTIIGVSLSARKRKGGMGAALGVGLALSFGYIMLQTVSATFAIQANFPSVLAAWLPNFLFAIVAYFCYRKAPR